A genome region from Streptomyces sp. NBC_01296 includes the following:
- a CDS encoding citrate synthase/methylcitrate synthase → MDGRCMNTTVDVPRGLAGVVVTETELGDVRGREGFYHYRQYSAVELAASRSFEDVWHLMFRGALPADAAERAAFAAEIAPLRRLPDAVREALPGLARATALSGPLAGLRTALSLLGASAGFRPVYDLDPGRRAADALAACAAVPTLLTALHRLGQGLEPVEPRADLPYAANYLYMLTGQEPDPVKARAVEQYLISTVDHGFNASTFTARVIASTGADVAACLTGAIGALSGPLHGGAPSRALDTLDAIGTADRIDPWIRERVLAGDRIMGFGHPVYRTEDPRSRMLRNIALHFGGPLVDFAVEVERHVEEILAELKPGRELHTNVEFYAGVVMELCGLPREMFTPTFCAARVVGWSANILEQAADSKIIRPAARYVGPTPPQPVPALG, encoded by the coding sequence ATGGATGGTCGATGCATGAACACCACTGTCGATGTGCCCCGCGGTCTCGCGGGAGTCGTGGTCACCGAGACCGAACTCGGTGACGTCCGAGGCCGTGAGGGCTTCTACCACTACCGCCAGTACTCGGCCGTCGAGCTCGCAGCGAGCCGCAGCTTCGAGGACGTGTGGCACCTGATGTTCCGCGGCGCCCTGCCCGCCGACGCCGCCGAGCGGGCCGCGTTCGCCGCCGAGATCGCCCCGCTGCGCCGACTGCCCGACGCGGTGCGCGAAGCGCTGCCCGGCCTCGCCCGGGCCACCGCCCTCTCCGGCCCGCTCGCCGGGCTGCGGACCGCGCTCTCGCTGCTCGGCGCATCCGCCGGCTTCCGGCCGGTGTACGACCTCGACCCCGGGCGGCGGGCCGCGGACGCGCTGGCCGCCTGCGCGGCCGTACCGACCCTGCTCACTGCGCTGCACCGGCTGGGGCAGGGCCTGGAACCGGTCGAGCCGCGCGCGGACCTCCCGTACGCCGCCAATTACCTGTACATGCTCACCGGGCAGGAGCCCGACCCGGTCAAGGCGCGGGCGGTCGAGCAGTACCTGATCTCCACCGTCGACCACGGCTTCAACGCCTCGACCTTCACCGCCCGCGTGATCGCCTCCACCGGCGCGGACGTGGCGGCCTGCCTCACCGGGGCGATCGGCGCGCTCTCCGGGCCGCTGCACGGGGGTGCGCCCAGCCGGGCCCTGGACACCCTGGACGCCATCGGCACGGCGGACCGCATCGACCCGTGGATCCGCGAACGGGTGCTCGCCGGGGACCGGATCATGGGCTTCGGGCACCCCGTGTACCGCACCGAGGACCCGCGCTCGCGGATGCTGCGGAACATCGCGCTGCACTTCGGCGGCCCGCTCGTGGACTTCGCCGTCGAGGTCGAGCGGCACGTCGAGGAGATCCTCGCCGAGCTCAAGCCGGGGCGGGAGCTGCACACCAACGTGGAGTTCTACGCGGGCGTGGTCATGGAGCTGTGCGGGCTGCCGCGCGAGATGTTCACCCCGACGTTCTGCGCGGCCCGCGTGGTCGGCTGGAGCGCGAACATCCTGGAGCAGGCCGCTGACTCGAAGATCATCCGCCCGGCCGCCCGGTACGTCGGCCCGACCCCGCCGCAGCCGGTTCCGGCGCTCGGCTGA
- a CDS encoding citrate synthase — MNDQAEGERRISTRQAAELLGVKPATVYAYVSRGQLTSRRDPVGRGSSFDAREVEDLARRTRREAAAPPGAELSVRTSLTLIEPDRYYFRGVDAVELASRHRYEEVAEWLWTGTLPSGVRFTAPPQVLAAARRAVAALPEHSGPIDRLRVATAAAAVADPLRFDLSEEAVLGSARCLIPTLVGALPEVGPPGWRGDGRLARQLWTRLTAREPDPQALAALDLALALLIDHDLAASTLAVRVAASARAHPYAAVSAGLGALEGPLHGAAGRLAHRMLVEALERGGAAPVVADHLRAGRRVPGLGHRLYEGEDPRATALFARLEDVPQAGPALAAAREVVATTAARRGGLHANVDLALAVLTVSCGMPAEAGETVFAVSRTAGWIAHALEEYQERPLRMRPSGQYQGPRPPQPMP; from the coding sequence ATGAATGACCAGGCGGAGGGCGAGCGCCGGATCAGCACCCGGCAGGCGGCGGAACTGCTGGGGGTGAAGCCCGCGACGGTGTACGCGTACGTCAGCCGCGGCCAGCTCACCAGCCGCCGCGACCCGGTCGGCCGGGGCAGCAGTTTCGATGCGCGCGAGGTGGAGGATCTGGCCCGGCGCACCCGGCGCGAGGCGGCGGCGCCCCCCGGCGCGGAGCTCTCCGTGCGCACCTCGCTCACGCTCATCGAGCCCGACCGGTACTACTTCCGGGGCGTGGACGCCGTCGAGCTGGCCTCGCGGCACCGCTACGAGGAGGTCGCCGAGTGGCTCTGGACCGGGACGCTGCCGAGCGGCGTGCGGTTCACCGCTCCCCCGCAGGTGCTTGCCGCGGCCCGGCGCGCGGTGGCCGCACTGCCCGAGCACAGCGGCCCGATCGACCGGCTGCGGGTGGCGACCGCGGCCGCCGCGGTGGCGGATCCGCTGCGCTTCGACCTGTCCGAGGAGGCCGTGCTGGGCTCCGCGCGCTGCCTGATCCCGACGCTGGTCGGCGCGCTGCCCGAGGTGGGCCCGCCCGGCTGGCGCGGGGACGGCCGGCTGGCCCGGCAGCTGTGGACCCGGCTGACGGCGCGCGAGCCGGATCCGCAGGCGCTGGCCGCGCTGGACCTGGCCCTCGCGCTGCTCATCGACCACGACCTGGCCGCCTCGACCCTCGCCGTACGGGTGGCCGCGTCGGCGCGGGCCCATCCGTATGCGGCGGTGTCGGCCGGCCTCGGCGCGCTCGAGGGCCCGCTGCACGGCGCGGCCGGACGGCTGGCGCACCGGATGCTGGTGGAAGCCCTGGAGCGGGGCGGGGCCGCGCCGGTGGTCGCGGACCATCTGCGGGCGGGGCGGCGGGTGCCCGGACTCGGGCACCGGCTGTACGAGGGCGAGGACCCGCGGGCGACGGCGCTGTTCGCGCGGCTGGAGGACGTGCCGCAGGCCGGGCCCGCGCTGGCGGCCGCCCGGGAGGTCGTCGCCACGACGGCGGCCCGGCGGGGCGGGCTGCACGCCAATGTCGACCTGGCGCTGGCGGTGCTGACGGTGTCCTGCGGGATGCCCGCCGAGGCCGGGGAGACGGTGTTCGCGGTGTCCCGGACGGCGGGCTGGATCGCGCACGCGCTGGAGGAGTACCAGGAGCGACCGCTCCGGATGCGCCCGAGCGGCCAGTACCAGGGCCCCCGCCCGCCACAGCCGATGCCGTGA
- a CDS encoding sensor histidine kinase → MRFLLLSARRLGLPRRAVSQILLTQLAIAAGVAVLATGLFLAPLGAQLDDQAMRRALAIAQSAAADPSLAADLLDSGPTADSPVQASAERIRRATGAEYVVVMDLDGIRRSHPGTDRIGLRVSTDPSDALAGREVMEIDEGTLGRSARGKVPLLAADGEIVGAVSVGIAYDSVHDRLLGAIPGLLAYAGGALAAGALAAYLLSRRIQRQTRDLAFSDIAGLLAEREAMLHSIREGVIALDRAGRVRLVNDEAARLLGLAPDTASTLAGRPLDDVLGAGRTTDVLAGRVTGRDLLTVQGPRVLVANRMPTEDGGAVATLRDRTELEHLGRELDSTKGLIDALRAQDHEHANRLHTLLGLLELGLHEEAVEFVTEVVGVHRSTAEQVTEKVHDPLLAALLVGKATVAAERGVPLRLADTTFLPDCLVDPGGLVTITGNLVDNALDAAAGSAAPLVEVELRAEGRTAILRVRDSGPGVPAARREEIFTEGWSTKQPKAHRERGLGLALVRRLAERQGGTARAGEAADGGAEFSVVLPEALR, encoded by the coding sequence ATGCGGTTCCTCCTCTTGAGCGCTCGGCGCCTCGGGCTGCCCAGACGGGCCGTCTCGCAGATCCTGCTGACCCAGCTGGCCATCGCCGCCGGGGTCGCCGTGCTGGCCACCGGGCTCTTCCTGGCCCCGCTCGGCGCGCAGCTCGACGACCAGGCCATGCGGCGCGCCCTGGCCATCGCCCAGAGCGCGGCGGCGGACCCGTCGCTGGCCGCCGACCTCCTCGACTCCGGGCCCACGGCGGACAGCCCCGTGCAGGCCTCGGCCGAGCGGATCCGCCGCGCCACGGGCGCCGAGTACGTCGTCGTCATGGACCTGGACGGGATCCGCCGCTCGCACCCCGGCACCGACCGGATCGGCCTGCGCGTCTCCACCGACCCGAGCGACGCCCTCGCGGGCCGCGAGGTCATGGAGATCGACGAGGGCACCCTCGGCCGCTCCGCCCGCGGCAAGGTCCCGCTCCTCGCGGCCGACGGGGAGATCGTCGGCGCGGTCTCCGTCGGCATCGCCTACGACAGCGTCCACGACCGGCTGCTCGGCGCGATCCCGGGCCTGCTCGCCTACGCGGGCGGCGCGCTCGCGGCAGGCGCGCTCGCCGCCTACCTGCTCTCCCGCCGGATCCAGCGGCAGACCCGCGACCTGGCGTTCTCCGACATCGCCGGACTGCTCGCCGAGCGCGAGGCGATGCTCCACTCCATCCGCGAGGGCGTGATCGCCCTCGACCGCGCCGGCCGGGTCCGCCTGGTCAACGACGAGGCCGCCCGGCTGCTGGGCCTCGCCCCCGATACAGCCTCCACCCTCGCCGGGCGCCCGCTGGACGACGTCCTGGGCGCCGGCCGCACCACCGACGTCCTCGCCGGCCGCGTCACCGGCCGCGACCTGCTCACCGTCCAGGGGCCCCGGGTACTCGTCGCCAACCGGATGCCCACCGAGGACGGCGGCGCCGTCGCCACCCTGCGCGACCGCACCGAGCTGGAACACCTCGGCCGCGAGCTCGACTCCACCAAGGGCCTCATCGACGCACTGCGCGCACAGGACCACGAGCACGCCAACCGCCTCCACACCCTCCTCGGCCTGCTGGAGCTGGGCCTGCACGAGGAGGCGGTGGAGTTCGTCACCGAGGTCGTCGGAGTGCACCGCAGCACCGCCGAGCAGGTCACCGAGAAGGTCCACGACCCCCTGCTGGCCGCCCTTCTGGTGGGCAAGGCGACCGTCGCGGCCGAGCGCGGCGTCCCGCTGCGCCTCGCCGACACCACCTTCCTGCCCGACTGCCTCGTCGACCCCGGCGGCCTCGTCACCATCACGGGCAACCTGGTGGACAACGCCCTGGACGCGGCGGCGGGCTCCGCGGCGCCCCTGGTCGAGGTCGAGCTGCGCGCCGAGGGCCGTACGGCGATCCTCCGGGTGCGGGACAGCGGGCCCGGCGTCCCGGCAGCCCGTCGCGAGGAAATCTTCACCGAGGGCTGGTCGACCAAGCAGCCCAAGGCCCACCGCGAGCGCGGGCTCGGTCTCGCACTCGTACGCCGCCTCGCGGAGCGGCAGGGCGGCACGGCCCGGGCCGGCGAGGCAGCGGACGGAGGGGCGGAGTTCTCCGTCGTACTCCCGGAGGCCCTGCGATGA